The following proteins are co-located in the Castor canadensis chromosome 5, mCasCan1.hap1v2, whole genome shotgun sequence genome:
- the C5H3orf38 gene encoding uncharacterized protein C3orf38 homolog isoform X1 translates to MSGLSPLEKEGCRNLLGLLDNDEIMALCDTVTNRLVQPKDRQDAIHAILVYSQSVEELLKRKKVRREVIFKYLATQGVIIPPATEKHSIIQHAKVYWKKQSQLKLKETAEPVTKTEDIQLFQQAKEDKKAEKVDFRCLGEEFCHWFFELLNSQNPFLGPPQDEWGPQHFWHDVKLRFFYNTSEQNVIDYHGAEIVSLRLLSLVKEEFLFLSPNLDSRGLKCASSPHGLVMVGVAGTVHRGNSCLGIFEQIFGLIRCPFVENTWKIKFINLRIVGESSLAPGASMKPAVTFEQSDLEAFYNVITLCGNSEVRLNVMQALDSGTGDQVLCSGNETLLNKREPSLPNTVKH, encoded by the exons ATGTCGGGGCTCAGTCCCTTAGAGAAGGAGGGCTGTCGTAACCTGCTCGGCCTACTGGACAACGACGAGATCATGGCCCTGTGTGACACCGTCACCAACCGCCTAGTGCAGCCTAAGGACCGCCAAG atGCTATTCATGCAATATTAGTGTATAGTCAAAGTGTAGAAGAACTTCTAAAGCGTAAAAAAGTCCGCCGAGAAGTCATATTTAAGTACTTAGCAACACAGGGAGTAATTATACCTCCAGCTACCGAAAAACATAGTATTATTCAGCATGCAAAAGTTTATTGGAAAAAGCAGTCTCAACTGAAACTGAAGGAAACAGCAGAGCCCGTTACAAAGACAGAAGACATCCAACTCTTTCAACAG gcaaaagaagataaaaaagctGAAAAAGTTGATTTTCGTTGTTTAGGAGAAGAATTCTGCCACTGGTTCTTTGAACTTCTAAATTCTCAGAATCCTTTTCTGGGACCGCCTCAAGATGAATGGGGGCCACAGCACTTCTGGCATGATGTCAAGCTTAGGTTTTTTTACAATACCTCAGAGCAAAATGTGATAGACTACCATGGAGCAGAAATTGTGAGCCTTCGTCTGCTGTCACTAGTGAaagaagaatttctttttctcagcCCCAACCTGGATTCCCGAGGACTGAAATGTGCTTCATCTCCCCATGGATTAGTTATGGTTGGAGTTGCAGGGACTGTCCACAGAGGAAACAGTTGTTTGGGAATTTTTGAACAAATTTTTGGACTTATTCGCTGTCCTTTTGTGGAGAATACTTGGAAAATCAAATTTATTAACCTAAGAATTGTTGGGGAAAGTTCCCTTGCTCCTGGAGCATCAATGAAACCAGCTGTTACATTTGAACAGAGTGATCTGGAGGCCTTTTATAATGTAATTACTTTGTGTGGCAACAGTGAAGTAAGACTTAATGTAATGCAGGCATTGGATAGTGGGACTGGAGACCAGGTTTTATGTAGTGGAAATGAGACATTGTTGAACAAAAGAGAACCGAGTTTGCCTAACACTGTAAAGCATTGA
- the C5H3orf38 gene encoding uncharacterized protein C3orf38 homolog isoform X2, whose product MSGLSPLEKEGCRNLLGLLDNDEIMALCDTVTNRLVQPKDRQDAIHAILVYSQSVEELLKRKKVRREVIFKYLATQGVIIPPATEKHSIIQHAKVYWKKQSQLKLKETAEPVTKTEDIQLFQQQAKEDKKAEKVDFRCLGEEFCHWFFELLNSQNPFLGPPQDEWGPQHFWHDVKLRFFYNTSEQNVIDYHGAEIVSLRLLSLVKEEFLFLSPNLDSRGLKCASSPHGLVMVGVAGTVHRGNSCLGIFEQIFGLIRCPFVENTWKIKFINLRIVGESSLAPGASMKPAVTFEQSDLEAFYNVITLCGNSEVRLNVMQALDSGTGDQVLCSGNETLLNKREPSLPNTVKH is encoded by the exons ATGTCGGGGCTCAGTCCCTTAGAGAAGGAGGGCTGTCGTAACCTGCTCGGCCTACTGGACAACGACGAGATCATGGCCCTGTGTGACACCGTCACCAACCGCCTAGTGCAGCCTAAGGACCGCCAAG atGCTATTCATGCAATATTAGTGTATAGTCAAAGTGTAGAAGAACTTCTAAAGCGTAAAAAAGTCCGCCGAGAAGTCATATTTAAGTACTTAGCAACACAGGGAGTAATTATACCTCCAGCTACCGAAAAACATAGTATTATTCAGCATGCAAAAGTTTATTGGAAAAAGCAGTCTCAACTGAAACTGAAGGAAACAGCAGAGCCCGTTACAAAGACAGAAGACATCCAACTCTTTCAACAG caggcaaaagaagataaaaaagctGAAAAAGTTGATTTTCGTTGTTTAGGAGAAGAATTCTGCCACTGGTTCTTTGAACTTCTAAATTCTCAGAATCCTTTTCTGGGACCGCCTCAAGATGAATGGGGGCCACAGCACTTCTGGCATGATGTCAAGCTTAGGTTTTTTTACAATACCTCAGAGCAAAATGTGATAGACTACCATGGAGCAGAAATTGTGAGCCTTCGTCTGCTGTCACTAGTGAaagaagaatttctttttctcagcCCCAACCTGGATTCCCGAGGACTGAAATGTGCTTCATCTCCCCATGGATTAGTTATGGTTGGAGTTGCAGGGACTGTCCACAGAGGAAACAGTTGTTTGGGAATTTTTGAACAAATTTTTGGACTTATTCGCTGTCCTTTTGTGGAGAATACTTGGAAAATCAAATTTATTAACCTAAGAATTGTTGGGGAAAGTTCCCTTGCTCCTGGAGCATCAATGAAACCAGCTGTTACATTTGAACAGAGTGATCTGGAGGCCTTTTATAATGTAATTACTTTGTGTGGCAACAGTGAAGTAAGACTTAATGTAATGCAGGCATTGGATAGTGGGACTGGAGACCAGGTTTTATGTAGTGGAAATGAGACATTGTTGAACAAAAGAGAACCGAGTTTGCCTAACACTGTAAAGCATTGA